Proteins co-encoded in one Theileria equi strain WA chromosome 3, complete sequence genomic window:
- a CDS encoding RPAP1-like, C-terminal domain-containing protein (encoded by transcript BEWA_005510A) — MDDADGPLDEKQVLWNNDFEIVEHDSESSEDISTQQETEVGKCEPSGFPKVRHRSLHAYNLSRSNESGLNSMKSIEEMTSEEIESAQKFLREKLGEEMCNFIIQRKLKRLSITKEDEKHKYTPDSKEDTPTSEPQHGLILKFSKDEEDKYIWMNPIESNGPDKGSGELMLHELRFNFDGMLLKPEDPDVTNYDPSLYNHGMDPNKPGYTIPELIRLLQSSFKPQVQIAIRTLCNIIHNAYIPKATSNSDTELGCKYYFGYSYDRWNSYINNDVDLISKIGHTLCSSQTSVNTLVDLLRCLSLLVFGECDPSEISALLPNCLSDNFIIPIQDAIFDTYHSPSGLDIYHWNSLCIELSSADVYKSLYGETNKQVDNNERTMRLQIFFSKALDGCFEELHMRDIKKEIFKIFQSNFKTSEEEEEYLQIDSKIFLLTKCNIVKKLVLMMEQYKENAKIQLYSTNVLCGLMSYFGTYFTNVLVTKKYLITHYKWLMDCMTSCAQGMWRKKFKEDETQLITSLIFFIKYISIYSKNSFKTFCDDCGSLALIQQTIMLALKVYLESLNLATFIEKGGDTKSFVYNFPASIGLKCLTIWSMKDEYVEPFVELIPLMEWTLFTILGYLQTNIGKFKDYVNVYGHLLSVINLHTASYIEHNGSSDYFEFSGVVVRGVGTIKEIVNIIDLTWDWNILLLIFSIIKLQVLYINNHVKDSVPDPYKEDKQIAARIFGKENVDNTLNLSIRLCEYFLNNTISGFPSELNEIGWETYRTAMGSQKAIHNYRKSTNLIVSFLLPVQIATATIDFLKHPRLVKHMPRLKKIKIYSQLFNRIIDVLKDFYLSLNTKGFVGIVKSTPTIEPWLRYLYELSNVEVENNIDGLLCVLAFTCDYDLLTKSLSICADKIGLSKDIVSRMVTEYKAFNDNSALVMGYISPKTALIPFLGYITYFPLKFRDSGEPSNFNDYYSLILSEKIKDKLLSWICPYNMFVKIACTASILSYENGFFIDGSTYFYSALEFFVFSRISFNVHHKEEGNITNDAKHIDCKDWWISQLEKHLSKSQSGDINPAKNNICVSNSEGFICKYFNSTEEIVRVIQNLKRRFNSGAGDSALIMGMLMIFVSKNSIEECSKHIWADITLMTLIGRNTSIDPITMEVTCNSTDTLKLGHISTFLPVFNNSPDILNSQKKLITNLTDETVINYNAITFMVLSSLLSHCSKEHLQETISSTNSQMIEEIIRHFI; from the exons ATGGATGACGCTGATGGCCCTTTAGATGAAAAGCAAGTGTTATGGAACAACGACTTTGAAATTGTAGAGCATGATTCAGAATCTTCTGAAGATATATCTACGCAACAAGAAACTGAAGTAGGAAAATGTGAGCCCAGTGGATTCCCTAAAGTTAGACATAGAAGTCTACACGCATACAATTTATCAAGGTCAAATGAATCTGGTCTCAATTCTATGAAAAGTATTGAGGAAATGACATCAGAGGAGATAGAAAGTGCTCAAAAGTTCCTTCGTGAGAAGCTAGGAGAAGAAATGTGCAACTTCATTATTCAACGAAAATTAAAAAG GTTAAGTATCACAAAAGAAGACGAAAAACATAAATATACTCCAGATAGTAAAGAAGATACCCCTACCTCTGAACCGCAACATGGTCTTATACTGAAATTTAgcaaagatgaagaagataaataTATCTGGATGAATCCTATAGAATCAAATGGGCCTGATAAAGGAAGTGGAGAACTTATGTTGCATGAACTGCGATTTAATTTTGATGGAATGTTGCTTAAACCTGAGGATCCAGATGTCACAAACTATGATCCATCACTATATAACCATGGTATGGATCCGAATAAACCAGGATACACAATTCCTGAGCTTATAAGGCTGTTACAGAGCTCTTTTAAACCGCAGGTGCAAATTGCTATTAGAACATTATGTAACATAATACATAATGCTTATATTCCCAAAGCTACCTCTAATTCTGACACGGAGTTGGGTTGCAAATACTATTTTGGATACAGTTACGATCGTTGGAATAGTTATATCAATAACGATGTTGATTTGATTTCTAAAATAGGACATACATTATGTTCAAGCCAAACAAGTGTAAATACCTTAGTTGATTTACTAAGGTGCTTATCATTGCTAGTGTTTGGTGAATGTGATCCGTCTGAAATTTCGGCCTTGTTACCAAATTGTCTGAGCGATAATTTCATAATACCAATTCAGGATGCCATTTTTGATACATATCATTCCCCTTCTGGATTAGATATTTACCATTGGAATTCCTTGTGCATTGAATTATCGAGTGCAGATGTTTATAAGAGTTTATATGGTGAAACTAATAAACAAGTTGATAATAATGAAAGAACCATGCGCCTGCAGATTTTTTTCTCAAAAGCGCTGGATGGGTGTTTTGAAGAACTTCACATGCGAGATATCAAAAAGGAGATTTTTAAGATATTTCAAAGTAACTTCAAAACGAGcgaagaagaagaagagtaTTTACAGATTGATAGTAAAATTTTTCTTCTGACTAAATGTAACATTGTCAAAAAACTGGTACTGATGATGGAGCAGTATAAGgaaaatgcaaaaattcAACTTTATTCAACAAATGTTCTTTGTGGGTTAATGAGTTACTTTGGAACATACTTTACAAATGTACTAGTGACTAAAAAATATCTTATAACGCATTACAAATGGCTGATGGATTGTATGACGTCTTGTGCTCAGGGTATGTGGAGAAAGAAATTTAAAGAGGACGAAACGCAGTTAATCACAAGCCtcatattttttatcaaataCATATCTATATATTCTAAAAATtcttttaaaacattttgtGATGACTGCGGTTCTCTAGCCTTAATACAACAAACAATAATGCTCGCACTAAAGGTCTATTTAGAATCACTGAACTTAGCTACATTTATCGAGAAGGGTGGTGACACTAAAAGCTTTGTATATAATTTTCCTGCGTCTATAGGGTTAAAGTGCCTGACTATATGGTCTATGAAAGATGAATACGTTGAGCCCTTTGTTGAACTTATTCCTTTAATGGAGTGGACCCTGTTTACTATTTTAGGTTATCTCCAAACTAACATAGGGAAGTTTAAAGACTAcgtaaatgtgtatggtCATCTGCTATCCGTGATAAATCTGCACACTGCTTCTTATATAGAACACAATGGCTCCTCTGACTACTTTGAG tTTTCTGGAGTTGTCGTAAGAGGTGTAGGAACAATAAAAGAGATAGTAAATATTATTGATTTGACTTGGGATTGGAATATATTGCTGTTAATATTTTCGATTATAAAACTACAAGTTCTATATATCAATAACCATGTAAAGGACAGTGTTCCTGATCCATACAAAGAAGATAAGCAGATTGCAGCAAggatatttggaaaagagAATGTTGACAATACTCTAAATCTATCCATAAGACTTTGTGAGTATTTCTTGAATAACACCATATCCGGATTTCCAAGTGAATTAAATGAAATTGGTTGGGAAACCTACAGAACAGCTATGGGTTCACAAAAGGCTATACATAATTACAGGAAAAGTACGAATCTTATCGTTAGTTTTTTACTACCTGTACAGATTGCCACCGCGACCATAGATTTCTTGAAGCACCCTAGGTTAGTAAAACACATGCCTAGGCTgaaaaaaattaaaatttattctCAGTTGTTTAATCGCATTATAGATGTATTAAAGGATTTTTATTTATCTTTAAATACGAAAGGTTTTGTAGGGATAGTAAAATCAACACCTACAATAGAACCATGGTTGAGGTATCTATATGAGCTTTCAAATGTAGAAGTAGAGAACAATATTGATGGACTGTTATGTGTGCTTGCCTTTACTTGTGATTATGATCTGCTTACCAAAAGTTTGAGTATTTGTGCTGATAAAATTGGTTTAAGTAAAGACATTGTTAGCAGAATGGTGACAGAGTACAAAGCTTTCAATGATAATTCGGCGCTTGTTATGGGCTATATCAGCCCAAAAACAGCATTGATACCATTTTTGGGTTATATAACCTATTTCCCTCTAAAATTCAGAGACTCCGGTGAACCTTCAAACTTCAATGATTATTACTCCTTAATCCTGTCAGAGAAAATAAAGGACAAATTATTAAGTTGGATATGCCCCTACAATATGTTTGTTAAGATAGCATGTACTGCTTCAATTCTTTCATATGAAAATGGGTTTTTCATTGATGGTAGTACTTATTTTTATTCTGCCCTGGAGTTTTTCGTTTTCAGCAGGATTTCATTCAACGTGCATCATAAAGAAGAGGGAAATATAACAAATGATGCTAAACACATTGATTGCAAGGATTGGTGGATATCCCAACTTGAGAAGCACTTGTCAAAATCACAGAGTGGAGATATCAATCCCGCAAAAAACAACATTTGTGTCAGTAATAGTGAAGGATTTAtatgtaaatattttaatagtACTGAAGAAATTGTTCGGGtaatacaaaatttgaaaaggagaTTTAATTCTGGAGCAGGTGATTCGGCTTTGATAATGGGCATGTTGATGATTTTTGTCTCAAAAAATTCCATAGAAGAGTGTTCTAAGCATATCTGGGCTGACATAACACTTATGACATTGATTGGAAGAAATACGAGCATAGATCCAATAACAATGGAGGTTACTTGTAACTCCACTGACACCTTGAAGCTGGGCCACATTAGTACATTTTTACCGGTTTTCAACAATTCTCcagatattttaaatagtCAGAAAAAACTAATAACCAATCTCACGGACGAAACAGTCATAAACTACAATGCAATCACATTTATGGTTCTCTCCTCCCTGCTCTCCCACTGTAGCAAGGAACACCTTCAAGAGACTATATCTTCCACCAACAGTCAGATGATAGAGGAAATAATAAGACACTTTATCTAA
- a CDS encoding guanine nucleotide-binding protein, putative (encoded by transcript BEWA_005520A), with amino-acid sequence MASSATERLHNSVLEFKGVLSGGHTGWVTSISTPSKEDVNTIISASRDKKIMIWEVFDEEVDGQIGVAKRALTGHSQTVQDVSMSSDGLFALSGSWDGTLRLWDLVKAESVRVFNGHTSDVNSVAFSPDNRQIISGSRDKTIKLWNTLAECKYTVTNSTHTDWISCVRFSPSCIEPVFVSGGWDKLIKVWDLRTCQLKHDLVGHEGVVYSVSISPDGSLCASGGKDGVARLWDMKEANSLHLLEAGSTINALCFSPCNYWLCAATDKAIKVWDLENKNVLAEIHNDHPRKVGLPWCISLCWSSDGRVLYAGSTDGNIYVYQVSRNYSKLIS; translated from the exons ATGGCTTCTTCGGCGACAGAAAGATTGCATAATAGTGTCCTAGAATTTAAAGGTGTCCTGTCCGGAGGACACACCGGCTGGGTTACATCTATATCTACTCCTTCTAAGGAGGATGTCAACACTATCATTTCTGCCTCCAGAG ATAAGAAGATTATGATCTGGGAAGtatttgatgaagaagtcGATGGTCAAATTGGTGTTGCCAAGCGCGCTTTGACTGGACATTCCCAAACTGTCCAAGATGTCTCAATGTCCTCAGATGGCCTTTTTGCCCTTTCTGGATCCTGGGATGGAACATTGAGATTGTGGGATTTAGTAAAGGCTGAATCAGTTCGTGTATTTAATGGCCACACTAGTGATGTAAACAGTGTAGCCTTCAGCCCAGATAATCGCCAAATTATATCTGGAAGCCGTGACAAAACAATTAAACTATGGAATACATTGGCCGAATGTAAATATACCGTCACTAATTCTACACACACCGATTGGATTTCATGCGTGAGATTCTCTCCTAGCTGCATCGAACCCGTATTCGTCTCCGGTGGTTGGGACAAACTCATCAAG gTATGGGATTTAAGAACATGCCAATTGAAGCATGATTTGGTTGGTCACGAAGGTGTCGTATACTCTGTTTCTATTTCACCTGATGGTTCTTTGTGTGCCTCTGGTGGCAAGGATGGCGTTGCCAGATTGTGGGATATGAAGGAGGCCAACAGCTTGCACTTGTTAGAGGCTGGATCCACCATCAATGCCTTGTGCTTCTCACCATGCAACTATTGGCTATGTGCCGCTACAGACAAGGCCATTAAAGTTTGGGATCTTGAAAACAAGAATGTTCTCGCAGAAATTCACAATGATCATCCTAGGAAGGTTGGTTTGCCATGGTGCATCTCCTTGTGTTGGTCATCTGATGGTCGCGTTCTTTACGCTGGTTCCACCGATGGTAACATTTATGTTTACCAAGTTAGTCGCAACTACAGCAAGCTTATTTCTTAA
- a CDS encoding leucine rich repeat domain-containing protein (encoded by transcript BEWA_005530A): MEEGGDSICVQRIGEHLPIDEDAEEIELHLSRIRCIENLESCVNLKKLCLVSNVIEKIENLGNNLALEHLDLYQNKITVIENINHLTNLKILDLSFNHVSKIENIDALVKLEELYLSNNHIKKIENVSQFTQLKLLEVGSNKISNYGEVEYLKSLTALWMGKNRLTTMDLPSLPDLQKCSLQNNRIREWDANVLENCPNLEEFYLSYNHLTEIPQFITLMPKLTILDLGNNQISKIDIGEINSTIEELWLNDNAIEDEKEVNVLKKLGNLKVLYLERNPIQYKLGPSYRNRILDILPNLKQLDAVSLENRTY; the protein is encoded by the exons ATGGAGGAAGGCGGTGATTCTATATGTGTACAGCGTATTGGAGAACATCTTCCGATAGACGAGGATGCTGAGGAAATAGAATTGCACCTCTCCAGGATTAGGTGTATAGAAAATCTAGAATCGTGTGTTAATCTCAAG AAACTTTGTCTAGTTTCCAATGTCATTGAGAAAATTGAGAATCTAGGCAATAACCTAGCGCTCGAACATCTGGATTTGTACCAAAATAAAATCACGGTGATCGAGAACATTAATCACCTAACAAATCTCAA GATATTGGATTTGTCCTTTAACCATGTATCAAAGATTGAGAATATAGACGCACTTGTCAAACTGGAGGAACTATACTTAAGCAATAACCATATCAAAAAG ATTGAGAATGTCTCGCAGTTTACTCAACTAAAACTACTGGAAGTTGGATCGAACAAGATTAGTAATTACGGAGAAGTTGAGTACCTGAAATCACTCACCGCTCTATGGATGGGAAAGAACAGGCTAACGACAATG GACCTGCCTAGCCTTCCGGACTTGCAAAAATGCAGCTTACAAAACAACAGAATTAGGGAATGGGATGCGAATGTGTTGGAAAATTGTCCAAACTTGGAAGAATTCTATCTGAGCTATAACCATTTGACCGAAATACCGCAGTTTATTACCCTGATG CCCAAACTCACCATACTAGACCTTGGAAACAATcaaatatcaaaaatagACATTGGAGAAATCAACTCTACAATCGAAGAACTTTGG CTTAATGACAATGCTATTGAGGATGAGAAAGAGGTAAATGTGCTAAAAAAACTTGGCAATCTCAAAGTTCTTTATTTGGAAAGGAATCCAATACAATATAAACTAGGACCAAGCTACAGAAACAGGATATTAGATATATTACCAA ATCTTAAACAGCTTGATGCAGTCTCTCTGGAAAATAGAACCTACTAA
- a CDS encoding hypothetical protein (encoded by transcript BEWA_005540A): MNSGDVVARILDEIKQRSSLHVERSGRVAHKKARQVAGVSRDDKIISKIARSRFIFKTPSYSQNTDYFTRLINSSPKPRVLRSLHHPIVTHLLKLSNSSSYRSYRGLILLSSIKLIREYCRLNGSCARIYTTTHTNQLLMENDVKFDKVLIASKRVLERAGNLHSYDRGLLAEVPYPQPSRDLGSSKLVLCVCPSNKNDMRLTNSSLGTIMRSAQGLQWQSIWILKNGDIDLLDPLSIRASQNCLSTMPYSRGTIEETLEFANKNNLFMCKCTNNGIDVQSVEMQEKLKSYDGVMLLVGNIPYELRSASTEIRVNIQSKRFLNVKSEEANVHEIGAGTNDTVTNEPEKPSLETKPNNPHYTLDTQVSTSIAMYIIKKTFFNDIPRSPFIMAGTKNSDHTDK; this comes from the exons ATGAACTCTGGTGATGTTGTAGCTAGAATTCTGGATGAAATTAAGCAAAGGTCATCCCTACATGTGGAACGTAGCGGGAGAGTTGCGCATAAAAAGGCTAGACAGGTAGCAGGTGTGAGCCGTGACGATAAAATCATATCAAAGATCGCCAGGAGTAGATTCATATTTAAAACACCATCTTATTCCCAAAATACAGACTATTTTACACGTTTAATCAATAGTTCACCAAAGCCTCGCGTTCTGAGGTCACTACATCATCCGATAGTTACTCATTTACTCAAACTGAGCAACAGCTCTAGTTATAG GTCATACAGAGGACTAATTCTGCTTTCCAGTATAAAGCTTATACGGGAATATTGCCGGCTCAATGGGTCCTGTGCTCGAATATATACAACAACGCATACGAACCAGCtgttgatggaaaatgacGTAAAATTCGACAAGGTTCTCATAGCATCCAAAAGAGTCCTAGAAAGGGCTGGAAATTTGCACTCATATGATAGAGGACTCTTGGCAGAGGTACCATATCCGCAACCTTCCAGAGACCTGGGAAGCTCGAAACTTGTTCTATGTGTATGTCCAAgcaataaaaatgatatgAGACTTACCAATTCAAGCCTTGGAACTATCATGAGATCTGCACAAGGCTTGCAGTGGCAATCAATATGGATATTAAAAAACGGGGATATAGACCTATTGGACCCTCTTTCAATAAGAGCATCTCAAAACTGTTTATCCACAATGCCATATTCCCGTGGAACAATTGAAGAAACACTGGAATTTGCAAACAAGAACAACTTATTCATGTGTAAATGCACCAATAATGGAATCGACGTACAGTCTGTAGAAATGCAAGAAAAACTGAAATCATACGATGGTGTAATGCTCCTCGTCGGCAACATACCTTAC GAACTACGCTCCGCAAGTACTGAAATACGTGTAAACATACAGTCTAAAAGATTCTTAAATGTTAAAAGCGAGGAAGCAAATGTTCATGAAATAGGGGCGGGCACAAACGACACTGTGACCAATGAACCAGAAAAACCCAGCTTAGAAACGAAACCAAACAACCCACACTACACGCTAGACACCCAAGTCAGCACTTCAATCGCAATGTATATAATAAAAAAGACATTCTTCAATGACATACCAAGGTCACCATTCATAATGGCCGGAACCAAGAATAGTGATCACACAGACAAATAA
- a CDS encoding hypothetical protein (encoded by transcript BEWA_005550A) yields the protein MDLVTLGPVDREIHNQSPITEIVGLSDVNLDVLLEDMETICSPSSDVLISGNAGSSTYQNYLWYSKKSLQCDKNLNSLKISKLSYRCNSDSDVDSTGGMVNIHNDTRFNLCENPSDMWFGLKMSDGTPVVINSRNRNFNKCSNRVRTQKYRDRRVVNSKPTRGVVGPIDYSGGFLSIAKYVGRGSGASEIYVSTKHSAEVFESRIPESVGKTRNSLGDFVERRKSAGETLVPKSGRTVLKSGSKGAGGKYFKRHKRQV from the coding sequence ATGGATCTTGTCACTTTGGGCCCAGTGGACCGGGAGATTCACAATCAAAGTCCAATTACGGAGATAGTAGGGTTGTCTGATGTGAATTTAGATGTGTTGTTGGAGGATATGGAAACGATATGTTCACCCTCATCTGATGTTTTGATCAGTGGAAATGCTGGGTCATCGACATATCAGAACTATCTTTGGTATTCCAAAAAATCGTTGCAATGTGATAAAAATCTAAATTCATTAAAGATCAGTAAGCTATCGTATCGATGTAATTCGGACAGTGATGTTGATTCCACCGGAGGTATGGTGAATATTCACAATGACACACGTTTCAACCTTTGTGAAAATCCCTCTGATATGTGGTTTGGTTTGAAAATGTCTGACGGTACACCTGTTGTTATAAACTCGAGAAACAGAAATTTTAACAAGTGTTCCAATCGTGTGCGTACACAAAAATATCGTGACAGACGAGTAGTTAATTCTAAGCCTACTAGGGGAGTGGTTGGCCCTATTGATTATTCCGGTGGGTTCCTGTCTATTGCTAAGTATGTTGGACGTGGCTCGGGGGCGAGCGAGATTTATGTTTCTACGAAACACTCTGCTGAGGTTTTTGAGTCAAGAATTCCGGAGTCTGTTGGAAAGACCAGGAATTCTTTAGGTGATTTTGTCGAACGTAGAAAGTCTGCTGGAGAGACTTTGGTTCCTAAAAGTGGAAGGACAGTGTTGAAATCGGGTAGTAAAGGTGCTGGTGGCAAATATTTTAAGAGGCACAAGCGGCAAGTTTAG
- a CDS encoding 26S proteasome subunit, putative (encoded by transcript BEWA_005560A), translating into MKGDSESTLNLVETNYPGLSDLIIQIRMYLTEKLYHELTGSLITLMSDKNVSCDDKIQVFETVVHPLKDSLNTLKFCTLLRLSSESLDPRVALEHLCKYDKFMEKETEAFVMLQIAKSYHYVKSNQMKECDTLLDSVKEIVTNTMGLDISVHSSYYHASAFMNKACKNYSQCYKDSIMYLAYTSLNDISDTEKTNIAITLTISAIIAPDCFGFGELIHQPIIETQLKGDHQWLHELLHIFNEGHLQLFDDALERHKGKIVHTELNGHESQLKYKLTLIALLNLAFRKPNKQRCVTFQEIVEHCNIQLNEVEPFILKALACKLIKGSIDHIQEVLRVTWVQPRILDSNKLEFVRQRLKGWITSTNELVSGLEQLSSNAAG; encoded by the exons ATGAAAGGCGACTCAGAGTCCACTTTAAACCTGGTAGAAACAAACTACCCAGGCTTGTCTGATCTCATAATCCAAATACGGATGTATCTCACAGAAAAACTCTACCATGAGTTGACTGGATCGTTGATAACATTAATGTCCGATAAAAATGTATCATGTGATGATAAAATACAAGTTTTCGAGACAGTAGTACATCCACTAAAAGATTCACTAAATACTTTGAAGTTTTGCACTCTACTACGTCTATCATCGGAGTCATTAG ATCCTAGGGTGGCCCTGGAACATTTGTGTAAATATGATAAGTTCATGGAGAAAGAAACCGAAGCATTCGTAATGTTGCAAATTGCCAAG TCTTATCACTATGTAAAGAGTAATCAAATGAAAGAATGCGATACGCTTTTAGACTCCGTAAAGGAAATTGTGACTAATACAATGGGCTTGGACATCTCAGTACATAGCTCTTACTATCATGCCTCAGCGTTCATGAATAAGGCCTGCAAAAACTACTCTCAGTGCTACAAAGATTCTATAATGTATCTGGCATATACATCGTTGAATGATATCTCCGACACTGAAAAGACTAACATCGCTATTACTCTCACAATTTCAGCCATTATAGCTCCGGATTGCTTTGGGTTCGGAGAACTTATACATCAGCCTATAATCGAAACACAGCTAAAAGGTGATCACCAGTGGCTCCATGAActtttacacatttttaacGAAGGTCATTTGCAGCTATTTGATGACGCACTGGAACGTCACAAGGGAAAAATCGTACATACAGAACTAAACGGACATGAATCGCAATTGAAATATAAGCTTACACTAATCGCTCTGCTTAATTTGGCATTCAGGAAGCCTAATAAACAGAGATGTGTAACATTCCAAGAAATAGTAGAGCACTGCAACATTCAATTGAATGAAGTTGAACCTTTTATCCTCAAAGCATTGGCATGTAAACTTATCAAGGGTAGCATTGATCATATACAAGAAGTCCTGAGAGTTACATGGGTTCAACCAAGGATCTTGGATTCTAACAA GTTGGAGTTCGTACGACAAAGGCTAAAGGGGTGGATAACCTCAACCAACGAACTAGTTAGTGGACTAGAACAACTCTCTTCTAATGCTGCAGGGTAA
- a CDS encoding glycoprotein endopeptidase, putative (encoded by transcript BEWA_005570A), translated as MHEYSDEYLSKFYTIGIEGSANKLGIGIIRGDGVILSNLRRTYSAPDGEGFLPRHIAKHHRDNVASLVNEALNSAGIELSQISLICYTKGPGLGSGLHVGALTAKTLHFLTGAPIVGVNHCVAHVEMGRFLSGYKRPCILYVSGGNTQILFFDKVRRVYAVLGETLDIAIGNVLDRLARLLNLPNKPAPGLSIELSARKSSGNLIPLPFVVKGMDCSLSGLLTKAEQLIEQFKLDSSSSDDFSKDFETFSNDLCFSVQEHTFAMLLEMVERAMAFTESNELLLVGGVGCNLRLQEMAEQMANDRGAKLFPMDERYCIDNGAMIGYTGMVDYLYGSRSDAVLTPENVTFSQRYRTDQAPVLWI; from the coding sequence ATGCATGAATATAGCGATGAATACCTAAGCAAGTTCTATACAATAGGAATAGAAGGAAGTGCAAATAAGTTAGGTATTGGTATAATTCGTGGAGATGGCGTAATTTTATCGAATCTACGCAGAACATATTCCGCGCCAGATGGCGAGGGGTTTCTGCCCAGACACATCGCAAAACATCATAGAGATAACGTTGCATCCTTAGTAAATGAGGCTTTGAACTCGGCCGGTATAGAATTGTCCCAAATATCTCTAATATGTTATACAAAAGGCCCAGGTTTGGGGTCTGGTCTACACGTTGGCGCTTTAACAGCAAAGACTTTACACTTTCTTACAGGAGCTCCTATAGTTGGTGTCAATCACTGCGTAGCTCACGTAGAAATGGGTCGTTTTTTGAGTGGCTACAAACGCCCATGTATACTGTATGTATCAGGAGGGAATACCCAAATCTTATTCTTTGATAAAGTTCGCCGGGTTTACGCAGTTTTGGGGGAGACTTTAGATATAGCCATAGGAAATGTGTTGGATCGGCTGGCTAGGCTACTCAATTTACCAAACAAACCGGCTCCAGGACTTTCCATAGAGCTCTCAGCAAGGAAATCTAGCGGTAACTTGATCCCACTACCATTTGTTGTTAAGGGCATGGACTGTTCTCTAAGTGGTCTTTTAACAAAAGCAGAACAATTGATAGAACAATTCAAATTAGACTCTTCCAGTTCTGACGATTTTAGTAAAGACTTTGAAACATTTTCTAATGATTTGTGTTTTAGTGTCCAGGAACACACATTCGCAATGTTACTAGAGATGGTGGAGAGAGCTATGGCTTTTACAGAAAGTAATGAGCTTCTGTTGGTTGGAGGAGTCGGCTGTAACTTGAGACTTCAGGAGATGGCTGAACAGATGGCAAATGATAGGGGGGCTAAGCTCTTCCCAATGGATGAACGTTATTGCATAGATAACGGAGCCATGATTGGTTATACAGGAATGGTAGACTATCTCTATGGATCACGCTCAGATGCCGTGCTAACTCCAGAAAATGTCACATTCTCCCAGAGATACAGAACAGATCAGGCCCCAGTGCTGTGGATATAA